The genomic DNA GATTTACCGAAGTTCATCGCTTGGTTAGAAGCATTAGCCGAACGACGCAACAATAATAGCATTAAGGCAACTAATGGTAATATCCATACTAGGTTTAGTAATATACCCATAGCTACTTTACTTTCAGCAGACGAAACCCGACCAAACTCTACATTTTTTTCTTTGAGTTTATTGATCAACTCAGCGTTTTGATCTAGCAGTCTGACTACTATCGGTTTTTCATCGGGTTTTTGATCTACTAAATAGACCTTGGCTATTTGTTCACCATCATCAATATCTACCTTTCTTACTTCTCCTTGCTCGGTTTTTTGGAGTAATTCCCCGTAGGACAAAGATTTAGTTTCTGCTTTCTGTGCTAAAACGGGACTACCTACCAAAATTCCTGGCAACATGATCATACTTGCTGCCAAAGCCCCAACCCAAGAAACTCGCTTTGTTGAATGCTGTTTTTTCAATGTCTTTTTAGCAACATTTGTCATAATATTTACCCTTTTAATTTTGGCATAAGTTGACTTTTGCTTTTATGCCTATTTTCTGGCGGAAATAGCAATAACTGGAAATTACAGTTTTCTTATCTAGTCTAGCTTCCTGTTATCAATAACATCACCTTTTTTCTTCCTAACTTTTGATCATAAATCTGCACAATAGCCAGCAGGTTGTTTGAAAACTTTTTCGTGTGGTATCCAATACCTGTATATCCCCCTAAATCCCCCTTTTTAAGCAGGGCTGTTCAGGGGGTTGGGGAGATCATCTATAATCCTGACTCTGAATACTTCTTAACTTCGCCGCATCCCGCATCCCATAATCAGCACGAGTGAAGCGATTCAATTGCATTTCAAAAAATTCTCTATTTGCCTGTAAATGCTTAGGGTTAGTATCATCTAAAGGATATAAAAGTGCAGTCCTTAAAGCTTGAATTACCGCAGAAGTCACATTATACATTGAACGTTGGAAAGTCACACCCAACTGAATCAAAATATCATCTTCACCCCGACAATGTTTTTTGTAATAATCAACAAGATATGGGGGAAGAAAATGTAACATATCCTGCATTAATAATGTGGGAGGAATACCAGCAGTTCCGACAGGGAAAACATCAGCGTAGAGAATACCATAATGAAAGTCTTTTTGATCATCTGGAACTTGTCCTGCTTGGGCATTATATGACTTTGTCCCTCTAAATGGTGCAGTCCGATAAAATACGGCTTCTACATAGGGTAAAGCTGCTTCATATAACCAAGTAAAACCTTTAGATTTGGGAATAATTTCATAGCATTTACCATCAACATAAAGATGATGATAAATAGGACGACCAGCAATAGCAAATATACCATTAACTAAGAAATCCATGGCATCAGGAACACCCTTAAAACCACCCTCATCATAAATATCCGACATTTCAAAAAATACTGGTGCCATTACTTCCCAGAAAAGTCCTAAATTAGAATAGTAAGACATCATCCGGCACTGTTCCAAAAACATCTCAGGAAACAGTTTATAAAGTCCAAGCATCAATGGGTTTTTCTGAAAATAAGCCTTAATTGCTTTATCCGCATTAGCCTTATATTCTTCTGAATCTAAATAGGCATCAAATTGATTAACTGGGGCGTACATTTGCCGATGCCATAACATTGCTTGCATACAGGCTTCGGCAAATTCCATGTTAATTCTGTCATGGAATAAATGATGAAAAATCTTGGGCATTTTGCGAGTTTCGCCTTTTTCCATAAATGCCAAAAGTTCAGGATGGGCAGTAGCTACACCGCGCCAAATTCTTAAATCTGCATCATCACCTGCATAGTGGTTATGTAAGTCTAAATATTCTTGAGGTAAGAAATATTTAAAAGCTGGCAGAGGATTTAAAAATACTCTTTCAGCAATGTAAAGTAAGTCCCGCCAGTAAAAATCCATCGGTACAGCATAGGCTTTATAAATACCGATAATTTGCATTAAATTTTCTGGGGTATCTGGCAACATTGAACCACCAGCTTCTAGACGATGAATTACATCGGCAAATTCGTGAGTTGATGGTGGTAATTTGGTGGTTGGTTTATCGGGAGTTTGTACCATTTTTATTTCCTATATTTATGAATTTATCACGCAGAGTCGTAGAGAGGTTTAAGAGGTTAATAAATCAGAGTGGGTACTAATTTAAAGTTCATGTTAATTTCTCCTGAAGTTAGGAAATAAATTAAGAACGAAGTTAAGAAAATTAGTTGCGGAGATTTATATATTTATATTTTTTATTCTTAAATCCGGCAACTCTCGTATTCTGAACTCATTCTTAAATTACTTCAATGCCACTTGGGAAATTACGGTTTTTTCAGGAGTAGGAATAGTAGCTACCATTGCGGTAGTTGTGGTTTCACTCCAGCGCACTAACCAAGTTGGTTGTATTCCTAAAAAGAGGATGAGAATAGCTAATACTAATGCCGGGATTTTTTCTGGCCAAATAACTCTGGGATAATAAGCTAAGTCGTTGTTGAGTTTACCGAAGCAGGTACGGTTGAGAAGAATGACGAAGTAAACAGCAGTTAAACCAGAAGATGCTACACAAAATAATGTGGGTAAAGGGAAACTGGAAAAACTGCCTTGAAAAACCATAAATTCAGCGATGAAACCGGTTAAACCGGGGATACCTGCGCTGGCCATACCACCAAGAACAAGTAAAGCACTGACAATAGGTAAACCACGAATAGGACTCATTAAACCGCTAAGTTTATCTAGTTCTCTTGTGCCAACTTTGGCTTCAATAATTCCCACTAAATGGAAGAGAATAGCGAGGATAATTCCGTGACTGAACATTTGTGCGACTGCACCAACTAAAGCTAAGTCGGTACTGGCTGCTGCTGCTAGTAAAATATAGCCCATGTGTCCGATAGAACTATAGGCTACCATACGCTTGATGTCTTTTTGATTAATTGCTATGACTGCCCCATAAATTGCACTCACAGCACCCCATATTGCTAATGTTGGGGCAATAACATTCCAAGCTTGGGGAAATAAACCAAATCCAAACCTCAATAGTCCATAAGTCCCCAATTTAGCTAAAACACCACCCAATAAAATAGCGATAGGTGCAGAAGCTTCAACATAAGCATCAGGTAGCCAGGTATGGAAAGGAATTAAAGGAATTTTGATGCCAAAACCTAATATTATTCCGATTAATAAAAGTAGCTGCATTCCCGCAGAGAGGTTTTGTGTATTGACCGCATCTAAGGCAAAACTATGAGAACCTCCTAACCAGACTATACCCAGAAATGTAGCTAGAATTAAAGCCCCAGAAACTGCCGTATAAATCAAAAATTTCATCCCGGCATAAGCTCTTTTTTCTCCTCCCCAAATGGAAATTAATAAATAGAAGGGGATTAATTCCAATTCATAAAATAGGAAGAAAAGCAGTAAATTTTCAGCTAAGAAAGCACCAGCTACACCACCACTTACTAATAAAATCATGGAGTAGAAAAGTTTAGGGCGTTCTGTATTTTGACTGCTGCTGTAAATTGCAATCCAAGTTAATAAGCTATTCAATACCAACATTAAAATTGATAGCCCATCAACTCCTAGTTGATAACTTAAACCCAATGTTTCATTCCAAGGTAAATTCTCTTGAAACTGCATCCCTGGTGTATTGATATCAAACTTGAGCAGAATAAAGATATTCCACAGCAAAACTATAAATGAGATTGTTAAAGAAACTAACCTAACTTTAGCCTTGGGAATAACTGTATCTGGTAAAAATCCAATAATTGCTGCGCCAATAATTGGCAACCAAATTAAAACACTCAACATAATAGGTAATAGGTAATAGGTGATTTGTGATTGGTAATAGATAATGATTTTACTGTCTATTACCGATTGTGAAATTGGGTTTAATAAAAAGCTGACCGATTACTAAAAAACTAAATCCATAAACCGGATACCCCAAAATGGCCATGTTACCCAAACGCCTAAAACACTAACTCCTAATAAAACAGTGAAGGCATAAAATTGGGTTTGTCCGCTGTTGCTGTATTTTAAACCTTCACCACCCAATAGGGAGAACAAACCAATAAAATTAACAATGCCATCAACTACAAATCTATCTACTATATCAGCTAGTTTTGAAAGTTGGGCAACACCAAAAATGATGGTAATTTTGTAAAGTTTAGGGGTGTAAAAGTCATAGGCAAGTAAGTTTTGTAAACCTTGCCAGGGTAAACGAATTGGTTTAGGAATGTTGCTTAAATAGATGACTGCACTCACACTACAGCCAAAAATACTTGACCAAATTAATAACAGTGCTACATCTTTATTTAATGTCATCCAATCAGGTAACAAAGATAAACTTTGTAATACTAAGGGTAGGTGTAAAACAAAGCCAAATAAAAACATCATTGGTAAAACCATTAACCAAAGACCTTCGGGGGATCTTTCACTCATTTGTTTAGGTTTGCCACCAAAAATTAAAGCAAATTCTCTGGTTAAACTAAAAGCTGTTAAAGCATTGACAGCAATGATAATTCCCAATAACCAAGGATGATTTCCCCATAAGCCATCAGCTAATTCCATTAATGCCCAAAAACTACCTAATGGGGGGAACCCAATTAAACCCAGTGTGCCGACAATAAATGCTAAACCGGACATGGGACGACGTGACCATAAACCACCAAGTTGGGTAACATCTTGGGTGATGCTATTTAAAATAATGCCCCCGGTACTCATAACTAAAAGTGCCGCAGATATGGCATGAGTGAGGACTAATAATAATGCTGCGTCGTTTTGCTGTGTGCCTACTGCTATAAATACTAATCCCATGTAAGCACTAACAGAGTAGGATAAACAGCGTTTGATGTCAATTTGGGCGATCGCAATTAATGAACCCCCAATGGCTGTAACCGCACCTATACCTACCATCGCTGAAGAAGCTACAGGAGATAAACTCAATACTGGTTGCAATTTAATCAATACCCACGCACCACTGGCAACCACCACTGAGTTCCGTAAAATGGTACTGGGAATAGGCCCTTCCATTGCTTCATCTAGCCACAAATGCAAGGGAAACTGGGCGCATTTACCCATCGGTCCGGCAATTAAAGCTAAACAAACTAAGGTAATTATGGTGGGATTTACTTTTGCCGTTTCAGCCCATATAGCTAAATCTTGATAGTCCCAAGTTCCAGCTAAAGTCCACAGTCCTAAAACCCCCATCAGCAAGAATAAGTCACCCACCCGTTTCGTTAAAAACGCATCTCGCGCACCAGTGACAACTAAGGGTTGACTAAACCACAAACCGACTAATAAGTAAGTACCTAAAGTGAGAACTTCTAGAATTACATAACTAAAAAACAAGTTATTACATAAAGCTAAAGCACACAAACCAGCTTCAAATAATCCTAGTAAAGAATAGAAGCGTCCCCAACCCCAGTCCCTTTCCATATAACCAACAGCATAGACTTGGGAGAGGAAATTTAACCCGGTAATAACTATTAAGGCCGCAACCGTAATGGCAGATATTTCTAAATTAATGGTCAGGTTTAAACCTGCGGTAGATAACCAAGGAATTAATACTTGTTGGGCAGGATGTCCCCAAATGGCAGAAAAGGCGATGACAGAGTGCAAAAAAGCCAAAAATGTCATAATTAAATTGACATATCCCGCTGGTCTTGGTCCGGTTCTACGGATAATTCCTGGAGACCATGGTAAGGCGAAAACACCACCTAACAAGGCATAGCAAGGAACTAACCAAACCGTCTCTAGCAAATACTGAGACATTTACTTACCTCTATAATTTTCATCCAAACTCAAAGAGATTACGTCTACTAGCGTTGATCCCTGTCAACCTAGCTCTGACATATACGAAAAATTAATTTTTGCTTAATATTACTAAATATAGATTACCTTTATATTTGCCAAAAGGGAATTACTGGCCTAGATAAATTCACGATATTTGCTCTAATTTATTCTTATATTTCGATGGATTGATTGATTTATTCAATTAAATCTATTGATTTATATCTATGAATGCAGTACGTATAAAATGTATAAGTTACAATTCATACTTACTGCATTCTTAAAATAGGGCAAAGCTAAAATATAAAACTTGTTATAGCTGGCCAAGATGAATTAACTAACTAAGCTGACTTTACCAGTGTCTAAATCATAATAACCACCGACTATTCTGAGCTTATTAGCCTTGATTAATTCAGATAAAACTGGTGAAGATTTCAAGTTGTCAATTTGCACCAAAATGTTAGATTTACAGGCATTTTCTAATTTGTCTCCTGGTTGTCCTTGAGATTTTTCCAAACCTGGTTGAATTGCCTCTAATAAGCTACCAATTTGTCCTGGGACTGGATCACCTTTCAGTGTGGCAGTGACAGCACCACATCTTTCATGACCTAGTACCATAATCACTTTTGCACCTAATACTAAGCTGCCATATTCTAAACTGCCAATTTCTTCAGGTGTAGCAACATTACCAGCAACTCGACAAACAAATAAATCTCCTAAACCTTGATCAAAAACTATTTCAGCAGGCACTCTGGAATCAGCACAACCAAGGATAGAAGCAAAGGGTTCTTGACCTTTGGCAACTTCCTGTAAGCGCGAATAAATTTCGTTTCTAGAACGACGTTTTTTGTCAACAAATCTCTTATTACCATCTAATAATGCTTGTAGTGCTTCTGCTGGATTAGTAATATTAGCTTTTCGGGTTGCTTCGGCTTTAACTAACTTTGTAGTTATGCTTGCAGCAAATCCACCACCAATTACTCCCGTACCTAATACCAGTAAGTTTCTTCGTGAAAGACTTTTTACTTTATCTATGATCACCATATTAATGCCTTAATCTTCTTAAAACGCTAATTTTTATTTTAAATGGAAATCATACGAACTGACAAGTCCGTTAGAATATCAATTTAAACTTATGATAAAATTTAGATATCCAAAGCTTCTAGCACTATCATCTGTCCCCTGCCATAACAATCGCAATTATAGATATTTAAAAACATAAATCCAT from Okeanomitos corallinicola TIOX110 includes the following:
- a CDS encoding CO2 hydration protein yields the protein MVQTPDKPTTKLPPSTHEFADVIHRLEAGGSMLPDTPENLMQIIGIYKAYAVPMDFYWRDLLYIAERVFLNPLPAFKYFLPQEYLDLHNHYAGDDADLRIWRGVATAHPELLAFMEKGETRKMPKIFHHLFHDRINMEFAEACMQAMLWHRQMYAPVNQFDAYLDSEEYKANADKAIKAYFQKNPLMLGLYKLFPEMFLEQCRMMSYYSNLGLFWEVMAPVFFEMSDIYDEGGFKGVPDAMDFLVNGIFAIAGRPIYHHLYVDGKCYEIIPKSKGFTWLYEAALPYVEAVFYRTAPFRGTKSYNAQAGQVPDDQKDFHYGILYADVFPVGTAGIPPTLLMQDMLHFLPPYLVDYYKKHCRGEDDILIQLGVTFQRSMYNVTSAVIQALRTALLYPLDDTNPKHLQANREFFEMQLNRFTRADYGMRDAAKLRSIQSQDYR
- a CDS encoding NADH-quinone oxidoreductase subunit M, with protein sequence MLSVLIWLPIIGAAIIGFLPDTVIPKAKVRLVSLTISFIVLLWNIFILLKFDINTPGMQFQENLPWNETLGLSYQLGVDGLSILMLVLNSLLTWIAIYSSSQNTERPKLFYSMILLVSGGVAGAFLAENLLLFFLFYELELIPFYLLISIWGGEKRAYAGMKFLIYTAVSGALILATFLGIVWLGGSHSFALDAVNTQNLSAGMQLLLLIGIILGFGIKIPLIPFHTWLPDAYVEASAPIAILLGGVLAKLGTYGLLRFGFGLFPQAWNVIAPTLAIWGAVSAIYGAVIAINQKDIKRMVAYSSIGHMGYILLAAAASTDLALVGAVAQMFSHGIILAILFHLVGIIEAKVGTRELDKLSGLMSPIRGLPIVSALLVLGGMASAGIPGLTGFIAEFMVFQGSFSSFPLPTLFCVASSGLTAVYFVILLNRTCFGKLNNDLAYYPRVIWPEKIPALVLAILILFLGIQPTWLVRWSETTTTAMVATIPTPEKTVISQVALK
- a CDS encoding NAD(P)H-quinone oxidoreductase subunit F — translated: MSQYLLETVWLVPCYALLGGVFALPWSPGIIRRTGPRPAGYVNLIMTFLAFLHSVIAFSAIWGHPAQQVLIPWLSTAGLNLTINLEISAITVAALIVITGLNFLSQVYAVGYMERDWGWGRFYSLLGLFEAGLCALALCNNLFFSYVILEVLTLGTYLLVGLWFSQPLVVTGARDAFLTKRVGDLFLLMGVLGLWTLAGTWDYQDLAIWAETAKVNPTIITLVCLALIAGPMGKCAQFPLHLWLDEAMEGPIPSTILRNSVVVASGAWVLIKLQPVLSLSPVASSAMVGIGAVTAIGGSLIAIAQIDIKRCLSYSVSAYMGLVFIAVGTQQNDAALLLVLTHAISAALLVMSTGGIILNSITQDVTQLGGLWSRRPMSGLAFIVGTLGLIGFPPLGSFWALMELADGLWGNHPWLLGIIIAVNALTAFSLTREFALIFGGKPKQMSERSPEGLWLMVLPMMFLFGFVLHLPLVLQSLSLLPDWMTLNKDVALLLIWSSIFGCSVSAVIYLSNIPKPIRLPWQGLQNLLAYDFYTPKLYKITIIFGVAQLSKLADIVDRFVVDGIVNFIGLFSLLGGEGLKYSNSGQTQFYAFTVLLGVSVLGVWVTWPFWGIRFMDLVF
- a CDS encoding carbonic anhydrase; this encodes MVIIDKVKSLSRRNLLVLGTGVIGGGFAASITTKLVKAEATRKANITNPAEALQALLDGNKRFVDKKRRSRNEIYSRLQEVAKGQEPFASILGCADSRVPAEIVFDQGLGDLFVCRVAGNVATPEEIGSLEYGSLVLGAKVIMVLGHERCGAVTATLKGDPVPGQIGSLLEAIQPGLEKSQGQPGDKLENACKSNILVQIDNLKSSPVLSELIKANKLRIVGGYYDLDTGKVSLVS